From the genome of Streptomyces sp. NBC_00659, one region includes:
- a CDS encoding helical backbone metal receptor, whose amino-acid sequence MRVVSLVPSLTEAVAVSVPAVLVGATDWCSHPADLDVVRIGGTKNPDVDAVLRLGPDLVVANEEENREPDLAALREAGIEVLVTEVRDVPGAFRELDRVLAACGAHGRPRWLDAAEAAWAEPPAPARRRTAIVPVWRRPWMVLGRDTFAGDVLARLGVDNVYARHEERYPRVPLTELTAAAPDLVVLPDEPYRFTADDGPESFTGIPCALVDGRLLTWYGPSLVEAPARLGEALRAAVS is encoded by the coding sequence ATGCGGGTGGTGTCCCTCGTGCCCTCGCTGACGGAGGCCGTGGCCGTGTCCGTGCCCGCCGTCCTGGTCGGCGCGACCGACTGGTGCAGCCACCCGGCGGACCTGGACGTCGTCCGGATCGGGGGAACCAAGAACCCCGACGTCGATGCCGTCCTGCGGCTGGGGCCCGATCTCGTCGTCGCCAACGAGGAGGAGAACCGGGAACCCGATCTCGCCGCCCTGCGGGAGGCGGGGATCGAGGTGCTGGTCACCGAGGTGCGGGACGTGCCGGGGGCCTTTCGCGAGCTGGACCGGGTGCTCGCCGCCTGCGGCGCGCACGGCCGTCCGCGCTGGCTGGACGCGGCGGAGGCCGCCTGGGCCGAGCCGCCCGCCCCGGCCCGCCGCAGGACCGCGATCGTGCCGGTGTGGCGCCGGCCCTGGATGGTGCTGGGCCGGGACACCTTCGCCGGAGACGTGCTCGCCCGGCTGGGCGTCGACAACGTCTACGCGCGCCACGAGGAGCGCTATCCCCGCGTCCCGCTCACCGAGCTGACCGCGGCGGCCCCCGATCTCGTCGTGCTGCCCGACGAGCCGTACCGCTTCACCGCCGACGACGGTCCGGAATCCTTCACGGGGATTCCCTGCGCCCTGGTCGACGGCCGCCTGCTGACCTGGTACGGACCGTCACTGGTCGAGGCGCCGGCGCGGCTCGGGGAAGCATTGCGGGCAGCAGTGTCGTGA
- a CDS encoding helix-turn-helix domain-containing protein, translated as MGDHKEQPLRVGAAVRRRRRALRLTLAVVAERSGLSVPFLSQVENERARPSRSSLERVADALGTTAVDLLAAADPACSVDVVRADAGAEFTPGARTRPLVRGHHQLHATEFTGDHEEARELQHRNDKLMYVADGGVEVEAEGRAHRLGRGDTLYLTGGVRHRWRATVPDTRVVVVEVADHIDAVEDRHTFGKR; from the coding sequence ATGGGCGACCACAAAGAACAGCCCCTTCGGGTGGGTGCGGCCGTACGGCGACGGCGCCGGGCACTGCGGCTCACCCTCGCCGTCGTGGCCGAACGCAGCGGCCTGTCGGTGCCCTTTCTCAGCCAGGTGGAGAACGAGCGGGCCCGGCCCAGCCGAAGTTCGCTGGAGCGGGTCGCCGACGCCCTCGGCACCACGGCCGTCGACCTGCTCGCCGCCGCCGACCCGGCGTGCAGTGTCGACGTCGTGCGCGCCGACGCAGGGGCCGAGTTCACTCCCGGAGCCCGCACGCGCCCCCTGGTGCGCGGTCACCACCAGCTGCACGCAACCGAGTTCACCGGCGACCACGAGGAAGCCCGCGAACTCCAGCACCGCAACGACAAGTTGATGTACGTCGCCGACGGCGGTGTCGAGGTCGAGGCGGAGGGGCGTGCCCATCGGCTGGGGCGGGGTGACACGCTCTACCTCACGGGCGGTGTGCGGCACCGCTGGCGCGCCACCGTGCCGGACACCCGGGTCGTCGTCGTGGAGGTCGCCGACCACATCGACGCGGTGGAGGACCGGCACACCTTCGGCAAGCGCTGA
- a CDS encoding 5'-3' exonuclease, producing the protein MRNVTLPTRRLMLLDTASLYFRAYFGMPESVKAPDGTPVNAVRGLLEFIDRLVKDHRPDDLVACMDADWRPQWRVDLIPSYKAHRVAVETETGPDQEEVPDTLSPQVPVIEEVLDALGIARVGVEGYEADDVIGTFTGRATGPVDIVTGDRDLYQLVDDTRGVRVLYPLKGVGTLQLTDEAWLREKYGVDGPGYADLALLRGDPSDGLPGVPGIGEKTAAKLLAEFGDLAGIMAAVDDPKARLTPSQRKRLDESRPYIAVAPTVVKVAGDVPLPEVDTALPHAPRRPEALDELAARWGLGGSLHRLLTTLRA; encoded by the coding sequence ATGCGGAACGTGACACTTCCGACGCGACGACTCATGCTCCTCGACACCGCCTCGCTGTATTTCCGCGCCTATTTCGGCATGCCGGAATCCGTGAAGGCCCCGGACGGCACACCGGTGAACGCCGTGCGCGGACTGCTGGAGTTCATCGACCGCCTGGTCAAGGACCACCGTCCGGACGATCTGGTGGCCTGTATGGACGCGGACTGGCGTCCGCAGTGGCGGGTCGACCTGATCCCGTCGTACAAGGCGCACCGGGTCGCGGTGGAGACGGAGACCGGCCCGGACCAGGAGGAGGTGCCGGACACGCTCTCCCCGCAGGTGCCCGTCATCGAGGAGGTCCTGGACGCGCTGGGCATCGCGCGCGTGGGCGTCGAGGGGTACGAGGCGGACGACGTGATCGGCACGTTCACCGGTCGCGCCACCGGTCCGGTCGACATCGTCACCGGCGACCGCGACCTGTATCAACTCGTCGACGACACACGGGGGGTGCGCGTGCTGTATCCGCTCAAGGGTGTCGGCACGCTCCAGCTCACCGACGAGGCCTGGCTGCGCGAGAAGTACGGCGTCGACGGTCCGGGGTACGCGGATCTGGCGCTGCTGCGCGGCGACCCGAGCGACGGACTGCCCGGAGTGCCCGGCATCGGTGAGAAGACGGCGGCCAAACTGCTCGCCGAGTTCGGCGACCTGGCCGGCATCATGGCCGCGGTCGACGACCCGAAGGCCAGGCTGACGCCCTCGCAGCGCAAGCGGCTCGACGAGTCACGGCCGTACATCGCCGTGGCGCCGACCGTCGTCAAGGTCGCCGGGGACGTGCCGCTTCCCGAGGTGGACACGGCGCTGCCGCACGCGCCGCGCCGTCCGGAAGCGCTGGACGAACTGGCCGCGCGCTGGGGACTGGGCGGCTCGCTGCACCGTCTGCTCACGACACTGCGGGCATAG
- a CDS encoding siderophore-interacting protein, whose translation MAERPERKPRKPHSAKVVRTERLTPHMQRVVLGGDTLADFATGGRTDHYVKLLFGPAGVTYPEPFDLERIREEFPREQWPVTRTYTVRAWDPETRELTLDFVVHGDEGLAGPWALRAQPGDVVRFMGPGGAYAPDTSADWHLLAGDESALPAIAAALESLPDGATVRAFVEVSGPEEEQKIDSDAEVVWLHRGDRPVGTALVEAVRALEFPEGRLHAFVHGEAGFVKELRALLRVELQIPREDLSISGYWRLGHNEDGWQAAKRDWNARVEAEQEVPA comes from the coding sequence ATGGCAGAGCGCCCGGAACGCAAGCCCCGGAAGCCCCACTCCGCGAAGGTCGTGCGGACCGAGCGGCTGACCCCTCACATGCAGCGGGTGGTGCTGGGCGGTGACACCCTCGCCGACTTCGCCACGGGCGGCAGAACCGACCACTACGTGAAGCTGCTGTTCGGCCCCGCGGGCGTCACCTACCCCGAGCCCTTCGACCTGGAGCGCATCCGCGAGGAGTTCCCGCGCGAGCAGTGGCCGGTGACACGCACGTACACGGTGCGCGCCTGGGATCCCGAGACGCGCGAGCTGACCCTGGACTTCGTGGTGCACGGGGACGAGGGACTCGCCGGACCGTGGGCCCTGCGGGCGCAGCCGGGCGACGTCGTCCGGTTCATGGGCCCCGGTGGCGCGTACGCACCCGACACGAGCGCCGACTGGCACCTGCTCGCCGGTGACGAGAGCGCGCTGCCCGCGATCGCCGCCGCGCTGGAGTCACTGCCGGACGGCGCCACGGTCCGCGCCTTCGTCGAGGTCTCCGGGCCCGAGGAGGAGCAGAAGATCGACTCCGACGCGGAGGTCGTCTGGCTGCACCGCGGCGACCGGCCTGTCGGCACGGCCCTGGTGGAGGCCGTACGGGCCCTGGAGTTCCCGGAGGGCCGGCTGCACGCGTTCGTGCACGGCGAGGCGGGCTTCGTGAAGGAGCTGCGGGCGCTGCTGCGGGTCGAGCTGCAGATCCCGCGCGAGGACCTGTCCATCTCCGGCTACTGGCGCCTCGGCCACAACGAGGACGGCTGGCAGGCCGCGAAGCGTGACTGGAACGCCCGGGTGGAGGCGGAGCAGGAGGTACCGGCCTGA
- a CDS encoding amino acid permease, producing the protein MTTTAPSDVRPDPPDSPDDRSLTEFGYRQELHRSLGRYASFAAGFSFISVLTTVFQFFAFGYAFGGPVFFWTWPIVFAGQLAVAACFAELAARYPISGAIYQWSSRLSNPSFGWFAGWIMVIGQIVVVAAAALALQMVLPAIWSGFQLIGDDPAPTSPDGAANAAVLGVVLLVLTTLVNVLDNRVMSAVNRIGVTAEIIGAVLIIVLLFTHSERSPGITFHTGGGGTGLFGALMVGSFMAAYVMIGFDSAGEMSEETHHPKRTAPRTILTALGAAGLLGGLIVLGGLLAAPSLTDGRLGVDGLSYVLTSSLGDGVGRALLADVVVAIAVATLAIQTAACRMLFSMARDKQLPFSGRLAKVDPRTGMPSAPALVVGVLAAALLLLNFASPDAFLAIGTTCIVMLYLAYAMVTGPLLVRRLRGQLTAEGADETGAPLFSLGRWGVPVNALALVYGLFMTVNLAWPRAAVYDPAGGHWYFQWFTVLFLAVTLVAGAGYRTYRARATAAGSPQMVPAS; encoded by the coding sequence GTGACCACCACCGCTCCCTCCGACGTACGCCCCGATCCGCCCGACTCCCCGGACGACCGCTCCCTGACCGAGTTCGGCTACCGCCAGGAGCTGCACCGCAGCCTCGGCCGGTACGCCTCGTTCGCCGCCGGGTTCTCCTTCATCTCCGTCCTCACCACGGTCTTCCAGTTCTTCGCCTTCGGGTACGCCTTCGGCGGCCCGGTCTTCTTCTGGACCTGGCCGATCGTGTTCGCGGGCCAGCTCGCCGTCGCCGCCTGTTTCGCCGAACTCGCCGCGCGCTACCCGATCTCCGGCGCGATCTACCAGTGGTCCTCGCGCCTGTCGAACCCCTCCTTCGGCTGGTTCGCCGGCTGGATCATGGTGATCGGGCAGATCGTGGTGGTCGCGGCGGCGGCGCTGGCCCTTCAGATGGTCCTGCCCGCGATCTGGTCGGGCTTCCAGCTCATCGGCGACGATCCGGCCCCGACCAGCCCCGACGGCGCCGCCAACGCGGCCGTCCTGGGCGTCGTCCTGCTCGTCCTGACGACGCTGGTGAACGTCCTCGACAACCGTGTGATGTCGGCGGTCAACCGGATCGGCGTCACCGCCGAGATCATCGGCGCCGTCCTGATCATCGTGCTGCTGTTCACCCACTCCGAGCGCTCCCCCGGCATCACCTTCCACACCGGCGGGGGCGGCACCGGACTGTTCGGGGCGCTGATGGTGGGCTCGTTCATGGCCGCGTACGTCATGATCGGCTTCGACAGCGCCGGAGAGATGAGCGAGGAGACCCATCACCCGAAGCGGACCGCGCCCCGCACGATCCTCACCGCGCTCGGCGCGGCGGGCCTGCTCGGCGGACTGATCGTGCTCGGTGGACTGCTCGCCGCCCCGAGCCTGACCGACGGCAGGCTCGGCGTCGACGGACTCAGCTACGTCCTGACCAGCAGCCTCGGCGACGGGGTCGGCCGGGCCCTGCTCGCCGATGTGGTGGTCGCCATCGCGGTGGCCACCCTGGCGATCCAGACGGCCGCCTGCCGCATGCTCTTCTCGATGGCCCGCGACAAGCAGCTCCCCTTCTCCGGCCGTCTCGCGAAGGTCGACCCGCGCACCGGCATGCCGAGCGCCCCCGCCCTGGTCGTCGGCGTCCTCGCCGCCGCCCTGCTGCTCCTGAACTTCGCCTCCCCGGACGCGTTCCTCGCGATCGGCACCACCTGCATCGTGATGCTGTACCTCGCGTACGCGATGGTCACCGGGCCGCTGCTGGTGCGCCGTCTGCGCGGGCAGCTCACCGCGGAAGGCGCCGACGAGACGGGGGCCCCGCTCTTCTCCCTCGGCCGCTGGGGCGTCCCCGTCAACGCCCTCGCCCTGGTCTACGGCCTCTTCATGACGGTCAACCTGGCCTGGCCGCGTGCCGCGGTGTACGACCCGGCGGGCGGGCACTGGTACTTCCAGTGGTTCACCGTGCTGTTCCTCGCCGTGACCCTGGTCGCGGGAGCGGGGTACCGGACGTACCGGGCGCGGGCGACGGCGGCGGGGTCTCCCCAGATGGTTCCCGCCTCGTAG
- a CDS encoding RluA family pseudouridine synthase, with protein sequence MRRKPRIPPSPLPQRHGVDPVRIRLPREGSWATARAYLVERLAAGDGVIDTMIGEGLIVHADGRPLTAEAAYAPGMFLWFHRELPHEEPVPFPLDVVYRDEHIVVADKPHFLATTPRGSHVAQTALARLRRELDLPELGAAHRLDRLTAGLVLFTVRPGERGAYQSLFRDRLIGKEYEAVAPYDSGLALPRTVSSRILKERGVMAAREVAGEPNAVSGIDLVERRDGLGRYRLTPRTGQTHQLRVHMSALGVPILGDPLYPVVTGPVPAGDFRRPLQLLARTLEFTDPVTGRAHRFASGRTLEAWTSYDTWSARGTGVRQPVPRAPGAGDQ encoded by the coding sequence GTGAGACGCAAGCCCAGGATCCCGCCCTCTCCCCTCCCGCAGCGCCACGGGGTCGACCCCGTGCGGATCAGACTGCCGCGGGAGGGGAGCTGGGCCACGGCGCGGGCGTACCTGGTGGAGCGGCTCGCGGCGGGCGACGGAGTCATCGACACGATGATCGGCGAGGGCCTGATCGTCCACGCGGACGGACGGCCGCTGACCGCCGAAGCCGCCTACGCGCCGGGGATGTTCCTGTGGTTCCACCGGGAGCTGCCCCACGAGGAGCCGGTGCCGTTCCCGCTCGACGTGGTGTACCGGGACGAGCACATCGTCGTCGCCGACAAGCCGCACTTCCTGGCGACGACGCCGCGCGGCAGCCACGTCGCCCAGACGGCTCTGGCCCGGCTGCGACGGGAGCTGGACCTGCCGGAGCTGGGCGCGGCGCACCGCCTCGACCGGCTGACGGCGGGGCTCGTGCTGTTCACCGTACGGCCCGGGGAGCGCGGCGCGTACCAGTCGCTGTTCCGCGACCGGCTGATCGGCAAGGAGTACGAGGCCGTGGCGCCGTACGACTCCGGTCTCGCTCTGCCGCGCACGGTCAGCAGCCGCATCCTGAAGGAACGCGGGGTGATGGCCGCCCGGGAGGTGGCGGGCGAGCCGAACGCCGTCAGCGGGATCGACCTGGTCGAGCGCCGGGACGGGCTGGGGCGCTACCGGCTGACTCCTCGTACCGGGCAGACCCATCAGCTCCGGGTCCACATGAGCGCGTTGGGCGTGCCGATCCTCGGCGACCCGCTGTACCCGGTGGTGACCGGACCCGTGCCGGCCGGTGACTTCCGGCGTCCGCTGCAACTGCTCGCGCGGACGCTGGAGTTCACCGATCCGGTCACCGGCCGGGCCCACCGGTTCGCCAGCGGACGGACGCTGGAGGCGTGGACCTCGTACGACACCTGGTCGGCCCGGGGCACCGGGGTTCGGCAGCCCGTGCCGCGGGCGCCGGGCGCCGGGGATCAGTAG
- a CDS encoding cytochrome P450: MTTESHSPAGTEEPAFGPPPGCPAHGIGPGDPPGGLRRLYGPEAEDLGALYEKLRAEHGAVAPVLLHNDVPIWVVLGHAENLHMVSTPAHYARDSRLWTAVRDGTAGADHPLAPHIAWQPICSHAEGDEHLRLRGAVTGAMTTIDFRSLRRYINRATQRLVNAFCPLGKADLVGQFAEHLPMSVLCEIIGMPEDYNDRMVHATRDLLKGTDTAIASNEYVMSLLTQHTLRRRAEPDDDFTSHLINHPARLTDDEVAQHLRLVLLAAYEATANLIANVLRMLLTDPRFRAQLNGGQMTVPEAVEQSLWNEPPFSAVLGYFAKQETELGGQRIRKGDGLLFGIAPGNVDPRIRPDLAASMQGNRSHLAFGGGPHECPGQDIGRAIADVGVDALLLRLPDVELDCDESDLRWRSTMSSRHLVDLPVRFEPKPTQEVTQRPSVRALPPQRSHWQVTTDSTAPAAPAPQPTAPEPVPATPPAGRLGAWQRLLRWWRGY, encoded by the coding sequence GTGACGACCGAATCCCATTCCCCCGCCGGTACGGAAGAACCCGCGTTCGGCCCCCCGCCGGGCTGCCCGGCCCACGGCATCGGCCCCGGCGACCCTCCGGGCGGACTGCGTCGCCTGTACGGGCCCGAGGCCGAGGACCTGGGCGCGCTGTACGAGAAGCTGCGAGCCGAACACGGCGCCGTCGCACCCGTGTTGCTGCACAACGACGTACCCATTTGGGTGGTCCTCGGCCATGCCGAGAACCTGCACATGGTCAGCACCCCCGCGCACTACGCCCGCGACAGCCGGCTGTGGACCGCCGTCCGGGACGGCACGGCGGGAGCCGACCATCCGCTCGCCCCCCATATCGCCTGGCAGCCCATCTGCTCCCACGCCGAGGGCGACGAGCACCTCAGACTGCGCGGCGCCGTCACCGGCGCCATGACGACCATCGACTTCCGCAGCCTGCGGCGCTACATCAACCGCGCCACACAGCGCCTGGTCAACGCGTTCTGCCCGCTCGGCAAGGCCGATCTGGTCGGACAGTTCGCCGAGCACCTGCCGATGTCCGTGCTCTGCGAGATCATCGGCATGCCCGAGGACTACAACGACCGCATGGTGCACGCCACCCGTGACCTGCTCAAGGGCACCGACACCGCCATCGCCAGCAACGAGTACGTCATGAGCCTGCTGACCCAGCACACCCTGCGGCGCCGCGCCGAGCCCGATGACGACTTCACCAGCCACCTCATCAACCACCCGGCCCGGCTCACCGACGACGAGGTCGCCCAGCACCTGCGGCTCGTCCTGCTCGCCGCCTACGAAGCCACCGCCAACCTCATCGCCAACGTGCTGCGCATGCTGCTCACCGACCCGCGATTCCGTGCCCAGCTCAACGGCGGCCAGATGACCGTGCCCGAGGCGGTCGAGCAGTCCCTGTGGAACGAGCCGCCGTTCAGCGCCGTCCTCGGCTACTTCGCCAAGCAGGAGACGGAGCTGGGCGGTCAGCGCATCCGCAAGGGCGACGGACTGCTGTTCGGGATCGCGCCCGGCAACGTCGACCCCCGGATCCGTCCCGACCTGGCCGCGAGCATGCAGGGCAACCGCTCCCACCTCGCCTTCGGCGGCGGTCCCCACGAGTGCCCGGGACAGGACATCGGCCGTGCCATCGCCGATGTCGGCGTCGACGCCCTGCTGTTGCGGCTGCCCGATGTCGAACTCGACTGCGACGAGAGCGACCTGCGCTGGCGGAGCACCATGTCCTCGCGCCACCTCGTCGATCTGCCCGTACGCTTCGAGCCCAAGCCGACGCAGGAGGTCACGCAGCGGCCGTCCGTGCGCGCGCTGCCTCCCCAGCGGTCCCACTGGCAGGTCACCACCGACAGCACGGCACCGGCCGCACCCGCACCGCAGCCGACGGCCCCCGAGCCCGTCCCGGCCACGCCGCCCGCCGGCCGGCTCGGCGCCTGGCAGCGCCTCCTGCGCTGGTGGCGCGGCTACTGA
- a CDS encoding GTP-binding protein has protein sequence MDFKSSDTITGPRAEDHLPHTAQAAVKIVIVGGFGVGKTTMVGSVSEIKPLTTEETMTQAGVGVDDNYGSETKTATTVAMDFGRISITDQLVLYLFGTPGQERFWFLWNGLFEGALGAVVLIDTRRLEVSFDVIGRLEERGVPFVVAVNDFPDAPRYPVEDLRAALDLAEEIPIVQCDARRRASSRDTLMILMRFLHSLAMTSARS, from the coding sequence ATGGACTTCAAAAGCTCTGACACCATCACGGGCCCTCGCGCCGAGGACCACCTCCCGCACACGGCACAGGCCGCGGTGAAGATCGTGATCGTGGGCGGCTTCGGAGTCGGCAAGACGACCATGGTGGGCTCCGTCAGCGAGATCAAGCCGCTGACGACCGAGGAGACCATGACGCAGGCCGGCGTCGGAGTCGACGACAACTACGGGTCCGAGACCAAGACCGCCACCACGGTGGCCATGGACTTCGGCCGGATCTCGATCACCGACCAGCTGGTGCTCTATCTGTTCGGCACACCGGGCCAGGAGCGCTTCTGGTTCCTGTGGAACGGTCTGTTCGAGGGAGCGCTCGGCGCGGTCGTCCTGATCGACACCCGCCGTCTGGAAGTCAGCTTCGATGTGATCGGACGCCTGGAGGAGCGCGGTGTTCCGTTCGTCGTCGCGGTCAACGACTTCCCCGACGCGCCCCGGTACCCGGTCGAGGATCTGCGGGCCGCGCTCGACCTCGCCGAGGAGATTCCGATCGTGCAGTGCGACGCCCGCCGCAGGGCGTCGAGCCGGGACACCTTGATGATCCTCATGCGGTTCCTGCATTCCCTGGCGATGACCTCGGCGCGCAGCTGA
- a CDS encoding DUF742 domain-containing protein, with amino-acid sequence MTPPQRRRRQPRERPPEPPAPPAPLEGPRGPEGEQGQDKPKNPERLYVLTGGGEGGDRAEVDLVTLVVARAVPPPPATQPEQSALLRLCRTPLSVAEISAYLNLPFSVVTVLLTELLAAELVQARAPIVRQALPDRSLLEAVMHGLQKL; translated from the coding sequence ATGACTCCTCCGCAACGCCGTCGGCGCCAACCCAGGGAGCGGCCCCCGGAACCCCCCGCACCGCCCGCTCCTCTCGAGGGCCCGCGCGGCCCCGAGGGGGAGCAGGGCCAGGACAAACCGAAGAACCCGGAACGCCTGTACGTGCTCACGGGCGGCGGTGAGGGCGGCGACCGGGCCGAGGTCGACCTGGTCACCCTGGTCGTCGCCCGTGCCGTCCCGCCGCCGCCCGCCACCCAGCCGGAGCAGTCGGCACTGCTGCGGCTGTGCAGGACACCCCTGTCCGTGGCTGAGATCTCGGCCTATCTCAATCTGCCGTTCAGCGTGGTGACCGTCCTGCTCACCGAGCTGCTGGCGGCCGAACTGGTCCAGGCGCGCGCGCCGATCGTCCGTCAGGCGCTCCCCGACCGTTCCCTCCTCGAAGCGGTGATGCATGGACTTCAAAAGCTCTGA
- a CDS encoding roadblock/LC7 domain-containing protein, with amino-acid sequence MIQQRANFDWMLKELADGVPGIQQIVVLSADGLRIARYGGDPDAADRVAAACAGLQSLAGAVAGEIPKSDGRMRMVIIEINGGYFYLMSAGPNAYLAVLANQTAEPGLMSNRMRDLVVRIGAHLTSPPRHNGQTV; translated from the coding sequence GTGATCCAGCAGCGAGCCAACTTCGACTGGATGCTCAAGGAACTCGCCGACGGAGTGCCGGGCATCCAGCAGATCGTGGTGCTCTCCGCCGACGGACTGCGCATCGCCCGCTACGGCGGCGACCCGGACGCGGCCGACCGGGTCGCGGCGGCCTGCGCGGGCCTGCAGAGCCTGGCGGGAGCCGTCGCGGGCGAGATCCCCAAGAGCGACGGCCGGATGCGGATGGTCATCATCGAGATCAACGGCGGCTACTTCTACCTGATGTCGGCGGGGCCCAACGCCTACCTCGCCGTGCTCGCCAACCAGACCGCGGAACCCGGCCTGATGAGCAACCGCATGCGCGACCTCGTCGTGCGGATCGGCGCCCATCTCACGAGTCCGCCGCGCCACAACGGGCAGACCGTATGA
- a CDS encoding sensor histidine kinase: MVSVQSPPGGSELPYARVLLLPAVLMAVVTGAAVAAVTEPAKGAVALCGGFATLLVIAIGGEAVRRGRVARELRADFAHRAASLEQRVAAHDQEIVRFTREVLPYAIDRLHDGDSPSEVVRTLGRDNPDFHEIAKSQKDLLKQLLKIIDAEESMRDAAQRSFVNIARRVQAIVHQQNNELREMEEDHGRNPEVFDDLLRIDHGTALIGRLADSIAVLGGGRPGRQWPEPVPLFSVLRGAMSRILEYRRIELHNIVDIAVNGVSVEPLIHALAELLDNATRYSPPHTKVHVTAIEVQTGIAIEIEDGGVSLSDEARGKIEELLRLAAAGVDPNIMGQAPRLGMAVVGRLAQMYSMQISLRQSAYGGVRAVLVAPRGMLTTDFAPGLAHGIGATSVAGIDNGGVEGPARKPKKRKPTTGPRIPSSSGDPREDDVPVVTEWTPGGLPQRRSRMKVPLSRRYAEARAEQEAAEAAASWTPDPGPQEKEPEPGLWVEAFMNGLKGDPDPTAFSTDNQPAPAEADDEGDRK; encoded by the coding sequence ATGGTGAGTGTTCAATCGCCTCCCGGTGGCAGTGAACTTCCCTACGCGCGCGTGCTGTTGCTGCCGGCCGTACTCATGGCGGTGGTGACCGGCGCCGCCGTCGCCGCCGTGACGGAGCCGGCCAAGGGCGCGGTGGCCCTGTGCGGCGGCTTCGCCACGCTGCTGGTCATCGCGATCGGCGGCGAAGCCGTCCGCCGCGGTCGCGTGGCCCGTGAACTGCGGGCCGACTTCGCGCACCGCGCCGCCTCCCTGGAACAGCGCGTCGCCGCGCACGATCAGGAGATCGTGCGCTTCACCCGGGAGGTCCTGCCGTACGCGATCGACCGGCTGCACGACGGCGACTCCCCCTCGGAGGTCGTCCGTACCCTGGGCCGCGACAACCCGGACTTCCATGAGATCGCCAAGTCCCAGAAGGACCTGCTGAAGCAGCTGCTCAAGATCATCGACGCCGAGGAGTCGATGCGCGACGCGGCACAGCGCTCCTTCGTCAACATCGCCCGGCGCGTCCAGGCCATCGTCCACCAGCAGAACAACGAACTGCGTGAGATGGAGGAGGACCACGGGCGCAATCCCGAGGTCTTCGACGACCTGCTGCGCATCGACCACGGAACCGCGCTGATCGGCCGGCTCGCCGACTCCATCGCCGTGCTCGGCGGCGGCCGCCCCGGACGCCAATGGCCCGAACCCGTACCGCTGTTCAGCGTCCTGCGCGGAGCGATGTCCCGCATCCTGGAGTACCGGCGCATCGAGCTGCACAACATCGTCGACATCGCCGTCAACGGCGTCTCCGTCGAACCGCTCATCCACGCCCTCGCCGAGCTCCTGGACAACGCCACCCGGTACTCACCGCCCCACACCAAGGTGCACGTCACCGCGATCGAGGTGCAGACGGGCATCGCCATCGAGATCGAGGACGGCGGCGTCAGCCTCAGCGACGAGGCCCGCGGCAAGATCGAGGAGCTGCTCCGGCTGGCCGCGGCGGGCGTCGACCCGAACATCATGGGCCAGGCGCCCCGGCTCGGCATGGCGGTCGTCGGACGACTCGCGCAGATGTACAGCATGCAGATCTCGCTGCGGCAGTCCGCGTACGGCGGCGTCCGCGCCGTCCTCGTAGCGCCGCGTGGCATGCTCACCACCGACTTCGCGCCCGGTCTCGCGCACGGCATCGGGGCCACCTCCGTGGCCGGCATCGACAACGGCGGGGTCGAGGGCCCCGCGCGCAAGCCCAAGAAGCGCAAGCCCACCACCGGTCCCCGCATCCCCTCGTCGAGCGGCGACCCCCGCGAGGACGACGTCCCGGTCGTCACGGAATGGACGCCCGGAGGCCTCCCGCAGCGCCGCAGCCGGATGAAGGTCCCGCTCAGCCGGCGGTACGCCGAGGCGCGCGCCGAGCAGGAGGCCGCCGAGGCCGCCGCCTCGTGGACACCCGACCCCGGTCCGCAGGAGAAGGAGCCCGAACCCGGGCTGTGGGTCGAGGCGTTCATGAACGGGCTCAAAGGCGACCCGGACCCGACCGCGTTCAGCACGGACAACCAGCCGGCCCCTGCCGAGGCCGACGACGAAGGGGACCGCAAGTGA